ATAATTGATGGCACCTTAGAAACAAGAGGAGAGCGAAACAATGATGGTACAAGCAAGTTTAGGTGAACGACATAAAAAATGATTTCAAATGTACTTCAACTAGAAACTATAGATTAATCAGTAAAAAGATTTAAAATATGAATTAATAACACTAAATGATGAGGTAAAATTAATATGAAGGTTTTTGGAAGCAAAAATATTGGTGTAAATTATTTTGTTCGCAAGGGGGCCTACGCGGTAATTTTTAAAAACCAAAATGAAATAGGTTTAATTAGAACACATGAACAGCAATATTTTCTTCCTGGAGGTGGTATTGAAAAAGGTGAAACTGCTGAAGATGCTTTAATTAGAGAAATGTTAGAAGAAACTGGTTACTCTATAAAAAATAATTATCCTTTTTGTCATGCTCAAAGATACTTTATGTCTACATTGCCCGTTAAACGACCAATGTTAAGTGATGGCTATTTCTTTATCTCACAACTTGATCAAAAAATTCAAAAACCAACGGAAAAGGACAACTATTTTGAATGGATCAATATCAAAGAGTGTGAGAAACTTCTATTTCATGTTCATCAATTTAATTCTGTAACAGATGCAATAGCCCATTTTGTTGAAACTCCAACATGTATCGATGTTTTTTTAGATGATGGAGATAAATTACAACTTATTGAACCTTTTGGAACAGAGGACTTGGTAAAATTGAATGTTCGGCCGATACCTCTTTTTAAACAAGATGGTGAACATTTGAATGTTTACAAAAAACGAATAAAAAGTAAAAACTGGAAAGCAAAATGGTCAAAACTGAGCATATTCCTTGAATAAACAGAAAGGTAGTATTTTCAGTTTCACAATAAACTAACAAACATATCCATCATTTAGCATGATTTACTTGCCTTTTTATTTGGGCGCTAGAAAAGCGGAAATCTCATTGAGTTGATAAAATTCTAAGCATATCATCGAATGCGATTCCTGGTATTTCTGAATCTAATACATAAATATCAGTGGGGGAGTGTTAAATAAAAAAGGGCTGATGAATTAAAAACTGAGAAGAAAAAGGGGAAAAAAGACAACTTTTCCGTCCTCTCATCATTTCATTCGCTTAAGTACTCAATTTGAGGGACGAACGGAAAGCAATACGGACTGTGTTCTTACCAAAAAAGGTTTATAAGCAAGTCTTTGTGATGCTTCGTAAACGGATAATTCATCATTATATTGTTTTAAAAGTCGAATCACAAACTGAAAAAAATATTTGCAGGTCTTATATCAATTTAAATAATGACATTAACATGCTGAGAGATGTATTAAGAATAAAAATTGCACGAAATTGATCGAGCATTTGGCTATAAACGAAATTTAAGATAGTTTAAAAAGACTAACAAATACTGATTTAAAGCTCATTTAAACAGAAATAATTAATCAAATCGCAGCAAGTTTTATACACGTAAACCAGTTAAATTCATTGAATAAATCGCTAAATTAATGGTTTTAGGTATGAAAATCAAAAATAAGTCGTCAAAATTCACTCAATAAAACTGGTTATTTTTGCTGATTATAATTTTCAACAACTATTTTTTTCAAATCTTTGCACCCTTTTTTGATTTTTATTTTCTTTTTCAAATTTATTTTTACTTCTTTTTATACTCTAAAACATTGTTTTAACAGCCTTTTAAGACATGTATAAAAAGAAGAGGGGGTCTAGACTAAAATTTGCTCTTAACAATTTCAAATTTTAGTCTAGTTTACATAATATATATTATCGAAAGTAGTTTGCGTAAGTTTTGTTACCGTCTCTGTTAAATTCTATAATTTGTAGTGAAAATGAAATTATTAAAAAACAATATTATTTAGAAACCATATACTTTACAAATCATTTCATTTCGTATGTTGTTATTATGGCATACAAAAAACTTTCAACTAGTCAAACGTTGCTTAATCTATATCATCAATATCAACCTTGACATCTTTATTCGCATCAATCTCTATTAGGCTAACATCTTTTAAAGCATTGCTTTTTTCGACTAACTTTTGCTCCATACTTTTTGATTTTCTACTTGCTGTAACTTCCTTATTAAGTTTTATTGTTTATCATTGTTAAACAAATTTAATGCGTTGAGAGTTTGCTTTAACTTGATGATATCCCAAGGTAAAAATTCAGCGACTGTAACACCAACAATTTCACTCACTTTCTGGATACTTGCAAAATAGTCTGTTACTTGAGCCAATGTCAATTTACCATGACTTGATGGAAAGACTGTTTGGTGTGGTTCAGCAAAATATTGTAAACGAAAATCATCTGGACTCAAAGAATCTAAATCAAAATGAATTGCTATTTTTGAAAAATTATTATCAATTATCCATTTTTCAACTTATACTAATTATTTTATTTCAATTTCTCCAAAAATCCTTTCAAAACTTCAATATAGTTATTTTGTTGATTGAACTTTGAAAGTACCTCTAAATCATGCGTATGAGTAATTCCTGTCTCAAGTAATTCTTGATATAATTCATAATATGGCAAATTATTATTCTTAGCGAATGTTAATTCTTTTTCTGTATCATACGCAACATGTCTGAATTCTAAATTTACAAAACCTATTTCATCTATCTCTAAAATAGCATATTGTGCTCTTCTATCTTGTAAAAACTTATTATGTGTTGAAAAGGGTTGTCCAATTGTTCCTGGATTAATTATTAATTGGCTTTTTTCGCTATACCGTAATAATTGTGAATGAATATGACCGTAGACTGCAATATCAACATCTTCCGAAGAAAATAACTCGTTAAAGTTTTCTTGCTTAGCATTCATCATAAGTGCAGCACCATAGTTTTTGGTAGGTAAATTATGCGAAATACTAATTAAAAGATTAGCTACTTTTTTCTGACTATGTAATTTGAACTCCTTAATTCTTTTTATATAGTCGTGATTGATATTATCATAAATATACTTACTTAAAATTCCAACATACACATCTGATGGATCATTTAAATCAACATTTGTTTCTGGATCAAGAACTTCTAACAAACAATCGTCCCAATTGCCACGAATATAAAGCGTTGTATTATTTTCATCAAGCATTTCAAATAATTTTTCACATCCTGAGCCTGGCATGATCAAGTCACCTAAAAACCAACATTCATCTACATTATTCTTTTTTGCATCCGCTAAAACAGCCGCTAACGCCGTTTGATTTCCATGAACATCTGAAAGAAGAGCTATTTTATGTGTCATTTTTCCTCCATAATAATAATCTTAGTTTTAATAACTTACATACAGATAAAAAAGGCTGAACCAAAAAATAAGATTCAGCCTTTTTATCTGTATAACACTGGATTTCAAAAAATTAATTATTTGAGTATGAATTCACCAAGGCTTTTTTCGAATTCCAGAAAGGCACTTTTACAACACCATCAATTTTACCCTTAGGAACGAATCCATAATAACGACTATCATTAGAATCTTTACGATTATCTCCCAAAACGAAGTATTTACCTTTAGGTACTGTGAAAGAATTCCCCGTCCCTAGCTTAACCCCTGTTGCCTCTTTCAAAATAAGCGTCAATGTACCAGCAGTTCTTTGTGACTTTGTAATATAACTTTGTGACATTTTCTTACCATTCACATATAGTTGGCCATTGTTTCTATACTCGATGGTATCCCCAGGTATACCAATTACGCGCTTAACATACTTAGTTGATTTTGTTATAGCTTGATTGTTTTTATCAACTCCATATGCATTGAAAACAATAACTGTATTATGCTTGATTTTAGATTGTTTGAGCAACATTACACGTTCATCATTTTGCAATGTTGGATACATCGAAGTCCCATCAACCTTCACAATTCCAAACCAAAACTGTTTCACAATAAGTGCAATCAACAAACCGATAGCAATTGGTAATATCCAACTAAATATTTCCTTGACAATCTTCAACTTTTTAATCTCCTTAAAGTTATTAGTTTAAAAATATTCAATTAATTATTTG
Above is a window of Liquorilactobacillus hordei DSM 19519 DNA encoding:
- a CDS encoding nucleotidyltransferase family protein — protein: MKVFGSKNIGVNYFVRKGAYAVIFKNQNEIGLIRTHEQQYFLPGGGIEKGETAEDALIREMLEETGYSIKNNYPFCHAQRYFMSTLPVKRPMLSDGYFFISQLDQKIQKPTEKDNYFEWINIKECEKLLFHVHQFNSVTDAIAHFVETPTCIDVFLDDGDKLQLIEPFGTEDLVKLNVRPIPLFKQDGEHLNVYKKRIKSKNWKAKWSKLSIFLE
- a CDS encoding metallophosphoesterase family protein, encoding MTHKIALLSDVHGNQTALAAVLADAKKNNVDECWFLGDLIMPGSGCEKLFEMLDENNTTLYIRGNWDDCLLEVLDPETNVDLNDPSDVYVGILSKYIYDNINHDYIKRIKEFKLHSQKKVANLLISISHNLPTKNYGAALMMNAKQENFNELFSSEDVDIAVYGHIHSQLLRYSEKSQLIINPGTIGQPFSTHNKFLQDRRAQYAILEIDEIGFVNLEFRHVAYDTEKELTFAKNNNLPYYELYQELLETGITHTHDLEVLSKFNQQNNYIEVLKGFLEKLK
- the lepB gene encoding signal peptidase I, which translates into the protein MKIVKEIFSWILPIAIGLLIALIVKQFWFGIVKVDGTSMYPTLQNDERVMLLKQSKIKHNTVIVFNAYGVDKNNQAITKSTKYVKRVIGIPGDTIEYRNNGQLYVNGKKMSQSYITKSQRTAGTLTLILKEATGVKLGTGNSFTVPKGKYFVLGDNRKDSNDSRYYGFVPKGKIDGVVKVPFWNSKKALVNSYSNN